One stretch of Thermoplasmata archaeon DNA includes these proteins:
- the gyrA gene encoding DNA gyrase subunit A encodes MEKEERDGGAAGAAPAGQVILRPIEKEMESSYIDYAMSVIVGRALPDARDGLKPVHRRILHAMNELGLTHDKPYKKSARVVGEVLGKYHPHGDTAVYDTIVRMAQDFSLRYPLIDGQGNFGSIDGDAPAAMRYTECRMAAIASEMLADIEKDTVDFVDNFDATLKEPSVLPALLPNLLVNGSQGIAVGMTTSIPPHNLGEVVDAICLLLSKPEADIAELMQLIKGPDFPTGGIIYGIGGILDAYRTGRGSIKVRARTKIEDRGQGRQRIVVTELPYMVNKAALVESIAELVREKKVEGIADIRDESDREGMRIVLELKKEALAEVVLNQLFKHTSLETTFGAVNLALVDGRPEVLTLKRLLQCYIDHRRSVVRRRTEFELRRAEERAHILQGLLVALDHLDEVISTIRSSRTPEEAREALVARFGFTEPQVREILDTKLQRLTGMERGKVREEFEGLERAIQDYRATLADPSRIDGIIQTELRGLRERYADPRRTEIVYESADLDIEDLIPNTEIIVTITQNDYIKRMPLDVYRQQRRGGKGLVGIETKEEDTVVDVFTTRAHNYLLFFTSKGKVHWLKAYKVPEGARHARGRPLVNLLPGLEEGETIQFTVPVSDFDERLWVVFATRRGIIKKTALSAYGNPRASGIIAILLEEGDSVVSAALSDGRRELVLATRSGKAVRFSEEDVRPTGRATYGVRGITLEPGDMVVSMASVSPDDVLLTVTENGYGKRTPVQDYRLVRRGAKGVITIDTNERNGPVVAVIPVSDTDDLILTSERGMMIRIPVSGIPVQGRATMGVRIMRLEPGDKVRGVDRIRAENEGQRAGEGGAGTENGAGPETEGAGATPESAGREEGGAGGDGERGPGG; translated from the coding sequence ATGGAGAAGGAGGAACGAGATGGGGGCGCGGCCGGGGCCGCACCCGCGGGGCAAGTGATTCTTAGACCAATCGAGAAGGAAATGGAGAGCTCGTACATAGACTACGCGATGAGCGTTATTGTCGGCAGGGCCCTGCCCGACGCGCGCGACGGCCTGAAGCCTGTGCACAGGAGAATTCTGCACGCGATGAACGAGCTCGGCCTGACCCACGACAAACCATACAAGAAGTCGGCGCGCGTGGTCGGAGAGGTGCTGGGCAAGTACCATCCACACGGCGACACCGCGGTTTACGACACCATCGTGCGGATGGCTCAGGACTTCTCCCTGCGCTACCCGCTGATAGACGGGCAGGGAAACTTCGGCTCCATAGACGGCGACGCTCCGGCCGCGATGAGGTACACGGAGTGCAGGATGGCCGCGATCGCATCGGAGATGCTCGCGGACATAGAGAAGGACACGGTGGACTTCGTGGACAACTTCGACGCCACTCTGAAGGAGCCCTCGGTCCTCCCGGCTCTCCTGCCCAACCTGCTCGTCAACGGCTCGCAGGGAATCGCGGTAGGGATGACGACAAGCATCCCGCCCCACAACCTTGGAGAGGTCGTGGACGCCATTTGCCTCCTCCTCTCTAAGCCGGAGGCGGACATCGCGGAGCTAATGCAGCTCATCAAGGGCCCGGACTTCCCGACCGGCGGAATCATATACGGCATCGGCGGAATTCTCGACGCCTACAGGACAGGCAGGGGCTCGATAAAGGTCCGGGCGCGGACTAAGATAGAAGACAGGGGGCAGGGGAGGCAGCGCATCGTGGTCACCGAGCTTCCCTATATGGTTAACAAAGCGGCCCTCGTCGAGTCGATCGCGGAGCTTGTCAGGGAGAAGAAGGTCGAGGGCATCGCGGACATCAGGGACGAGTCCGACCGCGAAGGGATGCGCATAGTGCTCGAGCTAAAGAAGGAGGCGCTGGCCGAGGTCGTGCTCAACCAGCTGTTCAAGCACACCTCTCTCGAGACAACCTTCGGCGCGGTCAATCTTGCGCTCGTGGACGGGAGGCCGGAGGTCCTCACGTTGAAGCGCCTGCTCCAGTGCTATATCGACCACAGAAGGAGCGTGGTCCGCAGGAGGACGGAGTTCGAGCTCAGGAGGGCCGAGGAGAGGGCCCATATCCTTCAAGGCCTTCTCGTGGCGCTAGACCACCTCGACGAGGTCATCAGCACCATCCGCTCCTCAAGGACGCCGGAGGAGGCTCGGGAGGCGCTAGTCGCGCGCTTCGGCTTCACGGAGCCCCAGGTGAGGGAGATTCTGGACACAAAGCTCCAGAGGCTCACGGGGATGGAGAGAGGGAAGGTCAGGGAGGAGTTCGAGGGCCTCGAGAGGGCCATACAGGACTATAGGGCGACGCTGGCCGACCCCAGCAGAATCGACGGAATCATCCAGACCGAGCTCAGGGGGCTGAGGGAGAGGTACGCCGACCCGCGCAGGACCGAGATAGTTTACGAGAGCGCGGACCTCGACATCGAGGACCTGATTCCCAATACCGAGATAATAGTCACCATCACGCAGAACGACTACATCAAGAGGATGCCGCTCGACGTCTACCGCCAGCAGAGGCGGGGCGGGAAGGGGCTCGTCGGCATAGAGACGAAGGAGGAGGACACGGTCGTGGACGTGTTCACCACCCGCGCCCACAACTACCTCCTCTTCTTCACCAGCAAAGGGAAGGTCCACTGGCTCAAGGCCTACAAGGTGCCGGAGGGCGCGAGGCACGCGCGGGGAAGGCCCCTGGTCAACCTACTCCCCGGCCTGGAGGAGGGCGAGACGATTCAGTTCACCGTCCCCGTGAGCGATTTCGACGAGAGGCTCTGGGTGGTGTTCGCGACCCGCCGCGGTATCATAAAGAAGACCGCGCTCTCTGCCTACGGTAACCCGCGGGCCTCGGGCATCATCGCGATTCTCCTCGAGGAGGGCGACAGCGTGGTCTCCGCGGCCCTCTCCGATGGAAGAAGGGAGCTCGTGCTGGCCACGCGCAGTGGGAAGGCGGTCAGGTTCAGCGAGGAGGACGTCAGGCCGACGGGGAGGGCCACGTACGGCGTCCGCGGAATCACGCTGGAGCCGGGCGATATGGTCGTCAGCATGGCGTCAGTGTCGCCGGACGACGTCCTTCTCACCGTCACCGAGAACGGCTACGGAAAGAGGACGCCGGTTCAGGACTACAGGCTCGTCCGGAGGGGCGCGAAGGGGGTCATAACCATAGACACCAACGAAAGGAACGGGCCCGTGGTCGCGGTCATCCCGGTGAGCGACACGGACGACCTGATTCTGACCAGCGAGAGGGGGATGATGATTCGAATTCCGGTCAGCGGAATTCCGGTGCAGGGAAGGGCCACGATGGGCGTCAGAATCATGAGGCTGGAGCCGGGGGACAAGGTGAGGGGCGTGGACAGAATCAGAGCCGAGAACGAGGGGCAGAGGGCGGGCGAAGGCGGGGCTGGCACGGAGAATGGTGCGGGGCCGGAGACAGAGGGGGCCGGAGCAACCCCGGAAAGTGCTGGTAGGGAGGAGGGCGGCGCAGGTGGGGATGGGGAGCGGGGGCCGGGCGGGTGA
- a CDS encoding Ig-like domain-containing protein produces the protein MRTGRLLLCGFTASFAALAVFLLLPGALATNDPPGSGGTVYGDWTVTDSRSYSGVSITIVNGSLTIKSGGSLSLSGVTLLFDIMEDGVYALKVDSGGALTMKNGCLVSSTNSSAHYKFVIKGSATIDACTVQETWGDNESWAGGIQIYSDSVSVTNSTIEHGKTGGISIFDCSPVVNDNVIRYNGQDGQSPLYCYGIYARNTTTTFRGNIITDNRYLHTWYDASYSSYSPPLDPGYFNIDDKYYYGPAYDSSRDVYYYYRYQYDYGNRMSNVYGTGIRLEGGSRCTIHNNTITKNGYALPASTPTTVSPTVEGYYDIYELWVYLYEYNYYIANWVYGTGLHAENSTLDITENLFDRNGFEPYQNYVSGDNRSMSWYYGANIRLVSSNGNITGNTINNAAVLIDLVRSSPCISGNRMLSDYLGGGTYSYCFMGTRTAYSIKGTRSSPAIINNTLTVQYYDYQYYAGGTFWFFADAMYTIELMQSSDSLIQGNTFTIDCRGTGRMPLVLLNLSLKASGVQLRDNTLEYKMSGSPSTPSTSVLLQAGALSDAYVENCVFKLPAPGGGKPPFHAAVAQLGSYIKMVNCTVQNPHYGVSALDFSSVEVIDTRITGVQTVSINLDEGSRAYVLRCELKGEAGSMGVRAAASWATIQDSVLLHDIEFQLNRSATVEVYNSTHNKNTFRVLDGGSYLNVSWPLTLLVTWQNDYPASGVHVTISTAMGEYVFSGVTDERGRLTRDALVKEYTVHNFMTIKYTPHRLSVSKGRVSATEMLMLDGPASVRMILVDNAPPELKIRFPANWAQLNTLLVTFSGTASDEESGLREGAVTINIDNMGWSEITVSEDTRWSYTRLLSDGTHVAKVCAQDVAGNTARILVQISIDTSAPSLFLFTPKDGSATSERTITVHGVTDEGAFVTVNGLPAPVVKRHFSIQISLEDGPNTIVITASDPSGNSKTIQVRVTLDTEPPLLEVTSPADGAFLNQEVISFIGRTEPSAVVSVNGLPAHVSGTNFVSLISLSEGVNVIVVTARDAAGNSVERTLTVYLDTSPPDLTVFAPRDALWTNQSRILVTGATEQGASVTINGQSTNVVGTLFETYLTLLEGPNTITTVATDAAGNSRVVTRVVYLDTHPPDLVLTSPADGLALASRVVTVVGSVDFGAEVRINGELVQVVDFVFTQTLAFPEDGTQRIVVSATDQAGNTVVLTRTVTLDTTTPTILLVFPEEGITVKQRVITVTGQTEPFARLIINTEQVVVVGHDGLFAVPVVLEDGENRITIKSTDAAGNTVTESRVVLKEKPPVVVREDTSWMLNLAGLMIGIGLALPVVTYFVTASWSQRRKRVLAEIEAAEAERREREALEARRAAMPRVERVMKKRPKEPAKPPTKPPEKQPEKQPEEPPKPPEAPPPEAPEPQPAKAGLKDKSGVGEAKPEDIDQATRLAPVAAPEQAGKPEAPAPPAEAGLKDKELEAEGEAGDTLVERNK, from the coding sequence ATGAGGACCGGTAGGCTGCTTCTCTGTGGTTTTACCGCGTCTTTTGCGGCACTCGCCGTGTTTCTTCTGCTGCCAGGCGCGCTCGCCACGAACGACCCGCCGGGGAGCGGCGGGACGGTCTACGGCGACTGGACCGTCACGGACAGCAGGAGCTACAGCGGCGTGAGCATAACGATTGTGAACGGGAGCCTGACCATCAAGAGCGGGGGTAGCCTGAGTCTGAGCGGCGTCACCCTCCTCTTCGACATCATGGAGGACGGCGTATACGCCCTGAAAGTGGACTCAGGTGGAGCGCTGACGATGAAGAACGGGTGCCTGGTCTCTTCGACCAACTCCAGCGCCCACTACAAATTCGTGATCAAGGGCTCGGCGACCATCGATGCCTGCACCGTCCAGGAGACCTGGGGCGACAATGAGTCCTGGGCTGGGGGCATCCAGATATACAGCGACTCAGTGAGCGTCACGAACAGCACCATCGAGCACGGCAAGACTGGAGGAATCAGCATCTTCGACTGCTCGCCCGTCGTCAACGACAACGTCATCCGGTACAATGGGCAGGACGGCCAGAGCCCGCTATACTGCTACGGCATCTACGCCCGCAACACAACCACTACCTTCCGCGGCAACATTATCACGGACAACCGCTACCTGCACACCTGGTACGACGCGTCCTACTCCTCCTACAGCCCCCCACTCGACCCGGGCTACTTCAATATTGACGACAAGTACTACTACGGCCCGGCATATGACTCTTCGAGAGATGTTTATTATTACTACAGGTACCAGTACGACTACGGCAACCGGATGTCAAATGTTTACGGGACAGGAATTCGGCTCGAAGGCGGTTCCCGCTGCACAATCCACAATAACACAATAACCAAGAACGGCTATGCACTGCCCGCCAGCACACCCACAACCGTCTCCCCTACAGTGGAGGGGTACTACGACATCTACGAGCTCTGGGTCTACTTGTACGAATATAACTACTATATAGCGAACTGGGTGTATGGAACTGGTCTTCACGCAGAGAACTCCACTCTGGATATCACTGAAAACCTCTTTGATAGAAACGGTTTCGAGCCCTACCAGAACTACGTTTCAGGAGACAATCGGAGCATGTCCTGGTACTACGGCGCAAACATCAGACTGGTGAGCTCGAACGGGAACATAACCGGGAACACAATCAACAACGCCGCCGTTCTGATTGACCTCGTGCGCTCGAGCCCCTGCATCTCGGGCAACAGGATGCTCAGCGACTATCTCGGCGGCGGCACCTACTCCTATTGCTTCATGGGCACAAGGACCGCCTATTCGATCAAGGGCACGAGGTCCTCGCCCGCAATCATCAACAACACTCTCACGGTTCAGTACTACGACTACCAGTACTACGCGGGAGGCACTTTCTGGTTCTTCGCCGACGCGATGTACACGATAGAGCTGATGCAGTCCTCAGACAGCCTGATTCAGGGCAACACTTTCACCATCGACTGCAGGGGGACCGGCCGGATGCCGTTGGTGCTGCTCAACCTGTCGCTCAAGGCCTCCGGCGTTCAACTTCGGGACAACACGCTCGAGTACAAGATGAGCGGCTCGCCCAGCACACCAAGCACTAGTGTTCTCTTGCAGGCGGGGGCCCTCTCGGACGCGTACGTCGAAAACTGCGTCTTCAAGTTGCCGGCCCCGGGCGGCGGAAAGCCCCCCTTCCACGCCGCCGTCGCCCAGCTCGGCAGCTACATAAAAATGGTCAACTGCACTGTCCAGAACCCGCACTACGGCGTCTCGGCCCTAGACTTCAGTTCCGTGGAAGTCATTGACACCAGAATCACCGGCGTACAGACCGTCAGCATCAATCTGGACGAAGGCTCGAGGGCCTACGTGCTCCGGTGCGAGCTGAAGGGCGAGGCCGGCTCGATGGGGGTGCGGGCCGCGGCCTCATGGGCGACGATACAGGACTCGGTGCTGTTGCACGACATCGAGTTTCAGCTCAATCGGAGCGCAACCGTCGAGGTGTACAACTCAACCCACAACAAGAACACGTTCAGGGTGCTGGACGGGGGCTCCTATCTCAATGTCTCATGGCCGCTGACCTTGCTGGTGACGTGGCAGAACGATTACCCCGCCTCGGGCGTCCACGTCACAATAAGCACCGCTATGGGTGAGTATGTATTCAGCGGGGTCACGGACGAGAGGGGGCGGCTCACCCGGGACGCTTTGGTGAAGGAGTACACGGTCCATAACTTCATGACAATCAAGTACACGCCCCATAGGCTGAGCGTCTCCAAGGGCCGGGTCAGCGCGACCGAGATGCTGATGCTAGACGGCCCAGCGTCGGTTCGGATGATTCTCGTCGACAATGCCCCGCCCGAGCTGAAAATTCGATTCCCGGCGAACTGGGCCCAGCTAAACACACTACTCGTGACATTCTCTGGCACAGCCTCGGACGAGGAGTCCGGTCTCAGGGAGGGCGCTGTGACAATCAACATCGACAATATGGGCTGGAGCGAGATCACGGTCTCTGAGGATACGAGATGGAGCTACACCAGGCTCCTATCTGACGGCACCCATGTCGCGAAGGTCTGTGCGCAGGACGTTGCCGGGAACACCGCCCGGATACTGGTGCAGATATCGATAGACACCAGCGCACCCTCCCTCTTCCTCTTCACCCCGAAGGACGGTAGCGCGACCAGCGAGAGGACGATAACCGTCCACGGCGTGACCGACGAGGGCGCCTTCGTGACGGTGAACGGCCTCCCCGCGCCGGTCGTGAAGAGGCACTTCAGCATCCAGATATCGCTCGAGGATGGCCCCAATACGATAGTCATCACGGCCTCCGACCCCAGTGGGAACTCTAAGACGATACAAGTGCGCGTGACTCTCGACACGGAGCCACCCCTGCTCGAGGTCACCAGCCCCGCTGACGGCGCCTTCCTGAATCAGGAGGTGATATCGTTTATTGGCCGGACTGAGCCCTCGGCCGTCGTCAGCGTCAATGGCCTCCCCGCCCACGTCTCGGGCACCAATTTCGTCTCCCTTATCTCCCTCTCAGAGGGCGTGAACGTGATTGTGGTCACCGCGAGGGACGCTGCCGGCAACAGCGTCGAGCGCACCCTCACGGTCTACCTCGACACCTCCCCGCCAGACCTGACCGTCTTCGCACCCAGGGACGCACTCTGGACCAACCAGTCGCGCATCCTCGTCACAGGCGCAACCGAGCAGGGCGCCTCAGTCACCATCAACGGCCAGAGCACGAACGTCGTCGGCACGCTCTTCGAGACATACCTCACGCTCCTCGAGGGCCCGAACACCATCACCACGGTCGCCACCGACGCCGCGGGGAACTCTAGGGTCGTGACTAGGGTCGTCTATCTCGACACGCATCCCCCCGACCTCGTGCTCACCTCGCCCGCGGACGGCCTCGCTCTGGCCTCCAGAGTCGTCACCGTCGTGGGCTCCGTGGACTTCGGCGCCGAGGTCAGAATCAATGGAGAGCTCGTGCAGGTCGTGGACTTCGTCTTCACCCAGACCCTCGCCTTCCCAGAGGACGGGACGCAGAGAATCGTGGTCTCGGCCACGGACCAGGCCGGCAACACCGTCGTCCTGACGAGGACCGTCACCCTCGACACCACCACCCCCACGATTCTTCTAGTCTTCCCCGAGGAGGGAATTACCGTGAAGCAAAGGGTCATAACCGTCACGGGCCAGACCGAGCCCTTCGCCAGGTTGATAATCAACACCGAGCAGGTGGTCGTTGTGGGTCATGACGGCCTATTCGCGGTTCCTGTCGTGCTCGAGGACGGCGAGAACAGAATTACCATCAAGAGCACGGACGCCGCGGGCAACACCGTCACCGAGTCGCGGGTGGTCCTGAAGGAGAAGCCGCCGGTGGTGGTGAGGGAGGACACGAGCTGGATGCTCAACCTGGCGGGGCTAATGATAGGAATCGGACTGGCCCTGCCGGTAGTTACGTATTTTGTCACCGCCTCCTGGAGCCAGAGAAGGAAGAGGGTGCTTGCGGAAATCGAGGCCGCGGAGGCGGAGCGGAGGGAGAGGGAGGCGCTGGAGGCGCGCAGGGCGGCAATGCCGAGGGTCGAGAGGGTGATGAAGAAGAGGCCGAAGGAGCCCGCGAAACCGCCCACGAAACCGCCCGAGAAGCAGCCCGAAAAGCAGCCCGAGGAGCCCCCGAAGCCCCCCGAGGCCCCGCCGCCCGAGGCTCCAGAGCCTCAGCCCGCCAAGGCTGGCCTGAAGGATAAGAGCGGCGTGGGCGAGGCGAAGCCTGAGGACATAGACCAAGCCACTAGGCTCGCGCCCGTGGCGGCGCCGGAGCAGGCTGGGAAGCCCGAGGCCCCCGCTCCGCCCGCCGAGGCGGGGCTTAAGGACAAGGAGCTAGAGGCCGAGGGCGAGGCTGGGGACACCCTCGTGGAGAGGAACAAGTGA